In Argiope bruennichi chromosome 4, qqArgBrue1.1, whole genome shotgun sequence, a single window of DNA contains:
- the LOC129965568 gene encoding uncharacterized protein LOC129965568 produces MWVDLDDPEVVDDNDDDDGLNFYEPDDLDYPEYKYDSFAELERKHNRCEFLSLQDICLQTISKNLPRFNLAFSVSENLDFRRNLQYLQRFHSIYFISEVTKTTGKLDESYFDFLLNEYIKEFDMNPLYDCDWDAVVKRMSEIGHGFEKVRFTFPEEPDFGKVVDFVNKIVPSLPNVNTLDLTPYCNDATLEIVTSTCLHLKELYIDCSSVTDKGLKSLCQKNEDNVCRLNLTRLSLPNVVGVNEGIAYVLQNMPSIETLVHVDLPYILYNIHKDNMSNTLEKKYNLTSLYLGANSPWESSSSVTDILILFSEVCPHIKEITLRLMCKEHLDLCLRFPELEKFNACNNVTVSLSLDLNEFLKAKGGMLRALLLEKFDLSVTALVQNCPKLEKLNLLNSTFQPFETGTTLQSLNKLQELTLEYFNFGDAQVRRSVIYILNSSQNVEKLSLLCCKFVNNEEFVTRLSKFCENEALEYLKFTSCDVDEAFLQSILLTCTNLKTLVIEYCDNITDTQILNLEELSHSLKNYVKLMWTDDRSEFEIDSGDDMFYDYSEYDSDDFDNHDPYDSDNLYYGYDSDGY; encoded by the exons ATGTGGGTTGATCTAGATGATCCTGAAGTTGTAGATGACAACGATGATGATGATGGTTTAAATTTTTACGAACCTGATGATTTAGACTATCCAGAGTATAAATATGATTCATTTGCAGAGTTGGAGCGAAAACATAATAGATGTGAATTTCTGTCATTGCAAGATATATGCTTGCAAACAATATCCAAAAATCTTCCTCGATTTAACCTGGCCTTTTCTGTATCCGAAAATCTCGACTTCCGGAGAAACTTACAGTATTTAC aACGATTCCATTCTATATACTTCATTAGCGAAGTTACAAAAACCACTGGAAAGTTAGACGagtcatattttgattttctgcTTAATGAATACATAAAAGAGTTTGACATGAACCCTCTTTATGACTGTGATTGGGATGCTGTTGTTAAGCGGATGTCTGAAATTGGCCAT GGTTTTGAGAAAGTCCGTTTCACTTTTCCAGAGGAACCAGATTTTGGAAAAGTTGTAGATTTCGTGAATAAAATAGTTCCCAGCTTACCAAATGTAAACACATTGGACCTTACTCCATATTGTAATGATGCAACTTTAGAAATCGTTACCTCGACGTGCCTgcatttgaaagaattatatattgattGTAGCTCTGTGACTGATAAGGGACTCAAATCTCTGTgccaaaaaaatgaagataatgttTGCCGTCTTAATCTTACACGTTTGTCATTGCCAAATGTTGTTGGTGTTAATGAAGGCATTGCCTATGTTTTACAAAATATGCCTTCTATTGAGACGCTTGTGCATGTTGATCTGCCATATATCCTATATAACATACATAAAGATAATATGAGTAACACtttggaaaagaaatataatttaacttcgTTATATTTAGGAGCAAATTCCCCTTGGGAATCTTCTTCATCTGTAACTGATATCTTAATCCTATTTAGTGAGGTCTGCccacatattaaagaaattactcTGAGATTAATGTGTAAAGAACACCTTGATTTATGTTTAAGATTTCCTGAACTGGAAAAGTTCAATGCATGTAATAATGTTACGGTCAGTCTGAGTTTAGATCTAAATGAATTTCTCAAGGCTAAAGGTGGAATGTTGCGTgctttacttttagaaaaatttgatctTTCAGTTACAGCTCTTGTACAAAATTGCCCAAAATTGGAAAAACTAAATTTACTAAATTCAACATTTCAGCCTTTTGAAACTGGCACTACTTTGCAGTCATTGAATAAGCTGCAAGAACTcactttagaatattttaattttggggATGCCCAGGTTCGTCGATctgtgatttatattttgaattctagtcaaaatgttgaaaaattatccTTACTATGTTGCAAGTTTGTAAACAATGAAGAATTTGTTACCAGACTTTCCAAGTTTTGTGAAAATGAAGCActggaatatttgaaatttactagTTGTGATGTCGACGAGGCATTTTTACAATCGATTCTCCTGACATGCACcaatttgaaaactcttgtaATAGAATATTGTGATAATATAACTGatactcaaattttaaatttggaggAACTTTCACATTctctaaaaaattatgttaagcTAATGTGGACTGATGATAGAAGTGAATTTGAAATTGATAGCGGTGATGATATGTTCTATGATTACTCAGAGTATGATTCAGATGATTTTGATAATCATGATCCATATGATTCTGACAATCTGTATTATGGCTATGATAGTGATGGCTATTAA
- the LOC129965569 gene encoding phospholipid phosphatase 5-like, giving the protein MNYPRGHRYMLIELLTRFILLILFIVSEYAEPFQRKIHPEELWLYKNPRTDSYVPTRILWVFICIVPFFIISLSNLLNKCKADGIQAFLALTLSFGINGVVTNAIKLIVGRPRPDYFYRCFPDGKGDLKYPCTGNKEDIKEGLKSFPSGHSSFAFDSMVLCTLYLCGKLQVFNQKGRGQSWRLLLALSPLFLSILVALSRTCDYHHHWQDVLVGSLLGSIIAYMCYFQYYPSLNHPNSALPYSILVNLPRTDSNESNQLKKSDSLECISVKWI; this is encoded by the exons ATGAATTATCCCAGAGGTCATAGATATATGCTAATAGAGTTACTGACAAGattcatacttttaattttatttat AGTTTCAGAATATGCTGAACCTTTCCAAAGAAAAATCCATCCAGAGGAGTTATGGTTGTATAAAAATCCTAGGACTGACAGTTATGTTCCGACTCGTATTTTATGG GTTTTTATATGTATAGTaccatttttcatcatttctctCTCAAATTTACTTAACAAGTGCAAAGCAGATGGAATTCAAGCATTTCTGG cATTAACATTGTCTTTTGGAATAAATGGAGTTGTTACAAATGCCATAAAGTTGATTGTGGGAAG ACCAAGACCAGATTATTTTTATCGATGCTTCCCTGATGGTAAAGGTGATCTGAAATATCCTTGCACTGGTaataaagaagatattaaagAAGGACTGAAAAGTTTTCCAAGTGGTCATTCTTCAT TTGCATTTGATAGCATGGTACTCTGCACACTTTATTTATGTGGTAAATTGCAAGTATTTAACCAAAAAGGAAGAGGACAGTCTTGGCGATTACTTTTAGCACTTTCTCCACTTTTTCTCTCCATACTTGTTGCTTTGAGCAGAACCTGTGATTATCATCACCACTGGCAAG atgtaTTGGTTGGATCACTGCTAGGCAGTATCATTGCATATATGTGTTATTTCCAATACTATCCTTCATTGAACCATCCAAATTCAGCATTGCCATACAGTATTTTGGTAAATTTACCAAGAACAGATTCGAATGAATCTAATCAACTTAAGAAATCTGACAGTTTAGAATGCATTTCAGTCAAATGGATTtaa
- the LOC129965570 gene encoding trafficking protein particle complex subunit 4-like: MAVSVYIVSKAGGMIYQYDHNVVPIEYERTFTYPLDLTLDYVNSRVTVTFGEIDTIKVGHIVLAVNGNPIMGRKMSDGSDVFEVIKNKENFPISIKFGRPRLGTNEKIVLASTFHSLFAIASQLSPEPHCSGIEVLEADTFKLYCYQTITGTKFIVVADPKQGGVETFLKKIYELYADYALKNPFYSLEMPIRCEYFDTNLQAALEQIDKTGMTNV; the protein is encoded by the exons atggctGTTAGTGTTTATATTGTTAGTAAAGCTGGTGGTATGATTTACCAATATGATCATAATGTGGTCCCAATTGAATATGAAAGGACTTTTACTTATCCTTTAGATTTGACGTTAGATTATGTGAACAGTCGAGTAACTGTTACTTTTGGTGAAATTGACACTATTAAAG tgGGACACATTGTATTAGCTGTGAATGGAAATCCTATAATGGGTCGTAAAATGAGCGATGGAAGTGATGtatttgaagttattaaaaataaagaaaattttcctatCAGCATTAAATTTGGACGGCCAAGACTtggaacaaatgaaaaaattgttttggccAGTACTTTCCATTC attATTTGCTATTGCTTCTCAATTATCTCCAGAGCCACATTGCTCAGGAATTGAAGTGTTAGAAGctgatacatttaaattatattgttatcaaACTATTACAG gaacTAAATTTATTGTTGTTGCTGATCCAAAACAGGGTGGTGTAGaaacattcttgaaaaaaatatacgaGTTGTATGCAGATTACGCTCTGAAAAATCCCTTCTACTCTTTAGAAATGCCTATTAG gtGTGAATATTTTGATACCAATCTTCAAGCTGCTCTGGAGCAAATTGATAAAACTGGTATGACTAATGTataa